The nucleotide sequence CGGCCTGCACCATCAGATCGAGCGTCCGCGTGGTGTCCCGGTCGTAGGCGAGCCAGGTGAAGATCATGCCCATGCCCATCAGCGTGAAGGCGGTGGGGAAGCCGAGCATGATGGCCACGACGACCAGCGACAGCATCAAAAGGCCGATGTGGCCGCGCTCGATGCGCTCCACGCTCACCAGCATGATCAGCGCCGCGGCCACGATGATGGCCATCAGGCCGAAGCCGAACCAGAGTTCCTTGCGGATCTTCACAGCGGGCTCCCCTTCTCGGCGGGCGCCGCAGCCAGTCCCGGGTTGTCGTCGGCATGGACCATCTTCTTGAGCTTGTCCACGTCCACTTCCTCCACGTCCTGCTCGCGCGACGGCCACTGCCCTTCACGGATGCAGATGATGCAGCGGGCGATCTCGACGAAGCCCTGCAGCAGCAGGATGGCGCCCGCGAACGGGATGAAGAACTTGAAGGGGTACACGGGAATCGGGTCCGCGTTGAAGGTCTGCTCGCGGATCGCGAGCGACTCCTGGAAGTAGGTCCAGCCGGCCCAGGTCATGGCGAACACGCCCGGCAGGAAGAACAGGATGTAGAGGATCAGGTCCAGCGTGGCCTGGGTGCGCGGCCGGAAGAAGCCGTACAGCACGTCGCCGCGCACGTGGCCGTTCTTGGACAGGGTGTAGGCGCCGGCCATCATGAACAGCACGCCGTACAGCATGATCTGCACGTCGAGCATCCAGGAATGCGGCTTGCCCAGCACGTAGCGCGAGAACACTTCCCAGGAGATCGCCACCGTCAGCAGGACGACGCACCAGGCGAACGTTTTTCCCAGCCAGGTTGATAGGCGATCAACCGCCAACAACAGTTTCTGCATCTTTTATACCTTTTTGCCGGAGGCGGGCCTCAGACGAACAAAGGGCGGCTGTGCGCACAGCCGCCCTCTGCACCAAGCCGGTGAATCAGGACTTCTTGGGGGCTGCGCCGCCCGTGCCGGACTTGGCGAAGTAGCGGTTGTAGGCCATCTTGAAGTCGACCATGTAGTCGTTCTGCCACTGGCCGGCACGCGAGGCAAACTCGCGCTGCGAATCCAGCACCTTCTTGAACATCGGGTTCTCGGATCCCTTCTTCGCGGTGACCTTGTCCCAGGAGTCGAGCTGGGCACGCAGGATCGCGTCGGGCGTCTTGTAGAAGTTGACCTTGTCCTTGGTCTTGAGCTCGATGTAGTCCTTGGAGTTGCGGTCGATCGCCTTCCAGCTCATGTCGGCGCTGGCGGCCTGCACGGCGTAGTCGATCATGGCCTTGAGTTCCTGCGGCAGGGAGTTGTACTTGGTCCTGTTGAACAGGATCTCGAACTGCTCGCCGCTCTGGTGGAAGCTTTGCAGCATGCAGTTCTTGGCCACGTCGGGGAAACCCAGCACGCGGTCGGACGAGGCGTTGTTGAACTCGGCCGCGTCGATCAGGCCGCGATCCAGCGCGGGCACGATCTCGCCGCCGGGCAGCGGGTTGACGGCGACGCCGAGGTCGGTGAACAGGTCGACGGCCAGGCCCACGGTGCGGAACTTGAGGCCCTTGAGCTGTGCCACGTTGGACACCGGCTTCTTGAACCAGCCCAGCGGCTGGGTGGGCATGGGGCCGTACAGGTAAGAGACCACGTCCATGTTGATGGACTTGTAGATCTCCTCCAGCAGGGCCTTGCCGCCGCCGTAGTAGTGCCACGACAGGACCATGTTGGGGTCCATGCCGAAGGCCGGGCCCGAGCCCCACAGGGCCAGGGCGGAGTTCTTGCCGTAGTGGTAGGCCACCACGCCATGGCCGCCGTCCAGCGTGCCCTTGTTCACGGCTTCCAGCAGCTGGAACGCCGGGACCACGGCGCCGGAGGGCAGCACCTCGATCTTCATGCGGCCGCCGGCCATGTCGTTCACCTTCTTGGCGAAGTCGTTGGCGTACTCGTGGAAGATGTCCTTGGCCGGCCAGGTGCTCTGGAAGCGGAACGACACCGGTGCGGCCTGGGCCATCACCATGGGCGCGCTCATGCTCGCGCCGGCGGCGACGGCGGCGCCCTTGAGCAGGCTGCGGCGGCGCGGGGACTTGGATTCGGTCATGAGGTCTCCTTTGAGGGTTGGGGTGGTCAACAGGCGATCTTTTGCGCCAGTGGCCGGCACCCGAAACAGGGTTTTCACCGAGCTCAGGTGATGAAGGGCGCCTAAATCCCTGAAGCTGACGCCGGTGTCAGCCTCAGGGCCGGCGGGGCGCGCGCCGCGCGCTGGCAGAATCGCGCCATGCCCGCCCCGCCGCCCACCGTCCAGCCCGCCGAAGGTTATGCCGGCGACGTGCCGCCGCAGCTCGCCTACGAATGGTGGCGCTCGGGCGACGCCGTGCTGGTCGACGTGCGCAGCGATGCCGAACGCGAATGGGTGGGCTACGTGCCCGGCGCCGTCTCGGCGCCCTGGAAGCAGTGGCCGGGCATGGCGCCCAACCCCGGCTTCGACGAAGCGGTCCGTTCCCAGGTGCCGCCGGGCAAGAAGGCGGTGATGCTGTGCCGCAGCGGCGTGCGCTCGATCGCCGCGGCCCGCCGCGCCACCGAGCTGGGCATCGAGGCCTACAACATCCTGGAAGGCTTCGAGGGCGATGCCGACGCCGAGGGCCACCGCGGCCGCAAGGGCGGCTGGCGGCTACGGGGCCTGCCCTGGCGCCAGAACTGAGAGGAGAACCGATGGCTGTGAACCTGAGCGCGCCCCGCGCGGCTGACCTGCTGCCCGTGCCGGGCGTGCGCATCGGCGTGGCCGAGGCGGGCGTGCGCAAGGCCGGGCGCAAGGACCTGACCGTGATGCTGCTCGAGCCCGGCGCGGCGGTGGCCGGCGTCTTCACGCAGAACCGCTTCTGCGCGGCGCCGGTGCAGGTGTGCCGCGAGCACCTGAAGCAGGGGGACATCCGCGCCCTGGTGATCAACACCGGCAACGCGAACGCCGGCACCGGCCAGGACGGCCTGGTGCGCGCGCGCGCCACCTGCATCGCCCTGGCGCGCCAGCTCGAGGTGGCGCCCGAGCAGGTGCTGCCGTTCTCCACCGGCGTGATCATGGAGCCGCTGCCGCTGGAGCGCATCGAGGCCGGCCTGCCCGCGGCGCTGGCCGACGCGCAGCCGGCCCACTGGCTGCGCGCCGCCGAGGGCATCATGACCACCGACACGGTGGCCAAGGCCTTCAGCGCGACGGCCGTCGTCGGCGGCGCGCAGGTGACGGTCACCGGCATCAGCAAGGGCGCCGGCATGATCCGGCCCAACATGGCCACCATGCTGGGCTTCCTGGCCACCGACGCCCGCATCGCCCCCGGGCTGCTGCCGGCGCTGGCGCTGGAGCTGGCCGAGGCCTCGTTCAACCGCGTCACCGTGGACGGCGACACCTCGACCAACGACTCCTTCGTCGTCATCGCCACCCAGAAGGCCGCGCACGCGCCCATCGCCTCCCTGGACAGCGCCG is from Ramlibacter tataouinensis TTB310 and encodes:
- a CDS encoding rhodanese-like domain-containing protein, with translation MPAPPPTVQPAEGYAGDVPPQLAYEWWRSGDAVLVDVRSDAEREWVGYVPGAVSAPWKQWPGMAPNPGFDEAVRSQVPPGKKAVMLCRSGVRSIAAARRATELGIEAYNILEGFEGDADAEGHRGRKGGWRLRGLPWRQN
- a CDS encoding TRAP transporter small permease subunit — translated: MQKLLLAVDRLSTWLGKTFAWCVVLLTVAISWEVFSRYVLGKPHSWMLDVQIMLYGVLFMMAGAYTLSKNGHVRGDVLYGFFRPRTQATLDLILYILFFLPGVFAMTWAGWTYFQESLAIREQTFNADPIPVYPFKFFIPFAGAILLLQGFVEIARCIICIREGQWPSREQDVEEVDVDKLKKMVHADDNPGLAAAPAEKGSPL
- a CDS encoding TRAP transporter substrate-binding protein, whose product is MTESKSPRRRSLLKGAAVAAGASMSAPMVMAQAAPVSFRFQSTWPAKDIFHEYANDFAKKVNDMAGGRMKIEVLPSGAVVPAFQLLEAVNKGTLDGGHGVVAYHYGKNSALALWGSGPAFGMDPNMVLSWHYYGGGKALLEEIYKSINMDVVSYLYGPMPTQPLGWFKKPVSNVAQLKGLKFRTVGLAVDLFTDLGVAVNPLPGGEIVPALDRGLIDAAEFNNASSDRVLGFPDVAKNCMLQSFHQSGEQFEILFNRTKYNSLPQELKAMIDYAVQAASADMSWKAIDRNSKDYIELKTKDKVNFYKTPDAILRAQLDSWDKVTAKKGSENPMFKKVLDSQREFASRAGQWQNDYMVDFKMAYNRYFAKSGTGGAAPKKS
- the argJ gene encoding bifunctional glutamate N-acetyltransferase/amino-acid acetyltransferase ArgJ is translated as MAVNLSAPRAADLLPVPGVRIGVAEAGVRKAGRKDLTVMLLEPGAAVAGVFTQNRFCAAPVQVCREHLKQGDIRALVINTGNANAGTGQDGLVRARATCIALARQLEVAPEQVLPFSTGVIMEPLPLERIEAGLPAALADAQPAHWLRAAEGIMTTDTVAKAFSATAVVGGAQVTVTGISKGAGMIRPNMATMLGFLATDARIAPGLLPALALELAEASFNRVTVDGDTSTNDSFVVIATQKAAHAPIASLDSADGRALKAAMLQVARQLAQAIVRDGEGATKFITVRVEGGRDAGECRQVAYAIAHSPLVKTAFFASDPNLGRILAAVGYAGIADLDPGRIDLFLDDVHVAVGGGRNPSYREEDGQRVMKQSEITVRVVLGRGQAADTVWTCDFSYDYVKINADYRS